A stretch of DNA from Mycolicibacterium celeriflavum:
CGGGTCCACGGCATCTCCTCGCGATCCTGACGCGGCCCAAGGACTCCTCCCGCGAGGCCGTCATCGAGAACGCCATCAGGGTCAGCAAGATCATCGGCAGCCCCGGCTACCCCGCTACCGAGGAGCGGCTCCGCGCCGACGCCATCGAGGGTTACGACCGCTCCTACTACCCCGCAGGCATCGGGCGCCATTTCGCCGCGATCCTGGGCAGCGGCAGCCTGCGCCACTACGACCGCGAGATCACCGCGCCGACGGTGGTCCTGCACGGCAAGGCCGACAAACTGATGCGGCCGTTCGGCGGGCGGGCGATCGCCAAATCGATCAGCAACGCCCGGCTGGTGCTGTTCGACGGGATGGGCCACGAGCTACCCGAGCCGCTGTGGGACGACATCATCGGCGAGCTGAAGACGAACTTCGCCGCGATTGCCTAGACCTGGACGAATTCTTCATAATTCGTGAGCTGACGCGATGAGCGGTAGATTCAGCACGGAACGCTTCGGGCTTGACTGCCGCCACCGGCGATCGCCCCGCTTCTGACCTGCCCCGGAAAGGCACGACATGGCTTCAACGCGCAAATTGACCCCGCATTTCGCCGATGTGCAGGCCCACTACGACCTGTCCGACGAGTTCTTCCGCCTGTGGCTCGACCCCTCGCAGACCTACAGCTGCGCGTATTTCGAGCGCGACGACATGACACTCGAGCAGGCCCAGCAGGCGAAGGTCGACCTGGCGCTGGGCAAGCTGGGCCTACAGCCGGGTATGACGCTGCTCGACGTCGGCTGCGGCTGGGGTTCGACGATGCTGCGGGCGATCGAGAAGTACGACGTGAACGTCGTCGGCCTCACCCTGAGCGCGAACCAGCACGCCCATGTCGAGAAGGCGTTCGCGGCATCGGACAGCCCGCGCGACAAGCGGGTGCTGCTGCAGGGTTGGGAGCAGTTCGATGAGCCCGTGGACCGGATCGTGTCGATCGGCGCATTCGAGCACTTCGGCAGGGACCGCTGGGACGACTTCTTCGCCATGGCTCACCGGGTGTTGCCCGACGACGGAGTGATGCTGCTGCACACCATCACCGCGCTCACCCTGCCGCAGATGGCCGAACGCGGTATGCCCCTGACGTTTTCGGTGGCACGGTTCGTCAAATTCATCCTCACCGAGATCTTCCCGGGCGGGTACCTGCCGACGATCGAACTGGTCGGCGAGCATGCGGAGAAGGCCGGTTTCGAGTTGACCCGGCGCCAGAGCCTGCAGCCGCACTACGCGCGCACGCTCGACTGCTGGGCGGAGGCGCTCGAAGCGCACAAGGACGAGGCGATCGCGGTTCAGTCCGAGGAGGTCTACGACCGCTACATGCACTACCTGACCGGATGTGCGCACGGCTTCCGCGTCGGCTACATCGACGTCAACCAGTTCACCCTGGCCAAATAGCCGGCTCGGCCGGCGTGGCCAAATAGCCGGCTCGGCCGGCGTGGCCAAATAGCCGGCGTGGCCAAATAGTCATCGGAGTGGCGGCCCCGCCGAATTAGGGTCAAACTCTGGCCGAACGCTAGGGTGTACGACCAGATCATCATGTGACGATGCGCAGGTGAGCGTCACGTCATCGGGAAAGGCCAAGCAGGGGAAATATGTCTGACAACTCATCCGGCACGAAGGACATGACTCCTCATTTCGAGGACATCCAGGCCCATTACGACCTGTCGGACGACTTCTTCGGCGTTTTTCAGGACCCGACGCGCAAGTACAGCTGTGCGTACTTCACCAGCCCGACCGTGACGTTGTCCGAGGCCCAGATCGCCAACGTCGACCAGCACCTGGACAAGCTCGAGCTCAAGCCGGGGATGACGCTGCTCGAGGTCGGCTGCGGCTGGGGCCTTACCCTGCAGCGCGCGCTGGAGAAGTACGACGTCAACGTCATCGGCCTCACCCTGAGCAAGAACCAGAAGGCGTACTGCGATCAGCTGCTGAGCAGGATCGACACCGAGCGCACCTTCGACGTACGGCTGGAGGGCTGGGAGCAGTTTCATTCCCCCGTCGACCGCATCGTGTCCATCGAGGCCTTCGAGCACTTCGGCTTCGAACGATACGACGACTTCTTCAAGACCTGCTTCGACATCCTGCCCGACGACGGCCGGATGACCATCCAATCCAGCGTGGGCTATCACCCCTACGACCTGGCCGAGCGCGGCAAGAAGCTGACCTTCGAGCTGGCGCGCTTCATCAAGTTCATGATCACCGAGATCTTCCCCGGCGGCCGCTTGCCGACCACCCAGATGATGATCGAGCACGGCGAGAAGGCCGGCTTCGTAGTGCCAGAGGCGCAATCGCTGCGCAACCACTACATCAAGACCCTCGGCATCTGGGCCAGCCGGCTGGAGCACAGCAAGGACAAGGCGATCGCCGCGGCTGGCGTCGAGAACTACGAGCGCTACATGCGTTATCTGACCGGCGCCCAGCACTACTTCGTCGATGAGGCCATCGACGTCAGTCTGGTCACCTACCTGAAGCCTGGCGCCGCAACCCAGGCCGCCAATACATAGGGAAAACCCCGATTCGCTCAGCCTGACTAACCGCTACCGTTTCGCCCATGAGCGACTGCGGCGAAGCCGCGTGCTATCTGGCGGAGTGGTATCTGCCTGAGCTCACCGAGCAGTGCGTCGACGACCTGGTCGCGCGCCTCGACGCGGCCGCGGCCGCCGCCACCGGTGAAGGCACTCCGGTTCAGTTGCTGCTCACGGTATCGGTCCCCAGCGACGAGGTGCTCTACGGCGTTTTCGACGCCGGCTCACAAGAGATCGTCTCCCGGACCTGCGTCGCTGCGGGCGCACCGCATCAACGGCTCTCGGCGAAAGTCGGCACCCGAATCCGGCATGATGTCCACGACGTTGCCACGGTTTGCCGGCCCGGTCGGATCTCGCCGCATTAAGCGCTTCTCTTAGCAGGTATAACCGCTCGGCGACGGCTGCGTAGTCCTGGGGTCAGCGGGGTACCCTCGCTTTGCTGTCTCTCGAGGTGGGGCCATTGGTTTCCGGCGTAGTCGAACGTCCGGCCGAGTTCCGGGCGGTCAGAGATCTTCTGCGATCAGCCGTCGACGGGCCCTGCGCGCTGGTCATCGAGGGGGAACCGGGAGCGGGCAAGACCACCCTGTGGCTCGCAGGTATCTCCGCGGCCGGTGAAAGCGGCTTCGGTGTGTTGACGGCACGAGTGGGGCAGGCGGAGACCGCCTTGGCGTATGCCGCCGTCGCCGACCTGCTCGGCGGCGTCTCGCCCGAGGTTCTCGCCGGCCTGCCAGAGGTTCAGCGCCTCGCCGTCGATCGGATGCTGCTGCGCGCCGACGGCGAGGGCCCACCGACCGATCAGGGCGCCGTCGGGGCCGCGGTCACCGCGGTCATCGAGCGACTCTGCGCCGAGCGGCCGCTGCTGGTCGCGGTGGACGACGTGCAGTGGCTCGACCCGTCCAGTCAGGCCGTGCTGGCCTTCGCCGCGAGGCGGCTCACTGGACGGGTGGGCATGCTGCTCACCGAACGCACCGAAAACGAAGGCGCCGGTAACTGGTTGCAGCTGGGCGGCTCGGCGGAGGTGCGGCGGGTTCACGTCGGCCCCCTGAGCCTCGGCGGACTGCACGCGCTGATCTCAAATCGGCTCGGTCGGTCTTTCCCCCGCCCGACGATGGTCCGGATTGCCGAGATCTCCGGTGGCAACCCGTTCTACGCCCTCGAACTGGCGCGGGCGGTCGAGGCGGGCGGTTCCCAGTCGGTGCTGCCCGCGACGCTGGCCGAGTTGATGCGCCGGCGCATCGGTCGACTGGACCGCGAAACGCAGGTGCTGTTGCTGGCCGCCGCGTGCGAGGCGGCGCCGACCGTCGACCTGCTCGCGCGCGTGACACACAGCGACGTCGAGCGCACGGTCGACCTGCTCGAAGAGGCGAAAGCCAAGGGCATCGTGACGATCGACGGGGACAACGTGGCGTTCACCCACCCGTTGTTGGCGCGCAGCGTCTACACCGATGCGAAGCCGGGCGAGCGCCGGGCCATGCACCGCTCGCTGGCCGAGGCCGTGGTGCTTCCCGAATCGAGAGCCAGGCACATGGCACTGGCGGCCTCAAGCGCCGACCCGACGACGCTCGAGGCGCTCGACGTCGCCGCCGGTGCGGCCCGCGCACGTGGTGCACCTGCCGCGGCTGCCGAGCTGCTCGAACTCGCGATCGGTCTCGGCGGGGATACCCCGGCACGGCGGATTCGCGCCGCCGACCATCATCTACACGCCGGCGACCTCCAACGCGCGCAGTCGCTGCTGGACGGGCTGACCGAACGCGTACCGCGCGGGGTGCACCGCGCGATGGCGCTGAACCTGTTGGCCAGCATGCAGATTCACAACAACAGCTTCACCGATGCCATCGGCCGGCTCGAGCAGGCGCTCGACAACGACGAGGGCGACAGCGAGGTCCGCGTCCGCACTTTGCTGTTGCTGTCCTATGCGTGTCTGAACGCCGGAGAGTTCGGACCGGCCCTGCGGAACGCCGAGCGGGCCGCGGCGTACGCCGACGACGTCGGTATCGGCGACCTCACGAGTCAGGTGCTGGCGGTGCGGGTGACCATCGCTTGTATGTGCGGTCGCGGCGTCGACTGGGTCAGCATGCGCAGGGCATTGGCGCTGCAGGACCTGAACAGCGAGGCGCCGATCGCGTTCCGCGCCAAGGCCAACAACGCGCTGCTGTTGGCGTGGGTCGGGCGGTTGGACGAGGCCGCTGAGGAGATGGCCGCCGTTCGTCGGCGCTGCGTCGAGCGGGGTGCCGAGACCGACCTGATCTTCGTCGCCGTCTTCACCGCGCTGATCGAGATCTGGCGAGGCCGCTACGACGACGCGACACGCGTGGCCGAGGAGACCGTCGAGCGGGCGCAACAACTCGGCGGTGAACACATGCACATCGTCGCCATGACCATCCGGTCAGCGGTGGCGGCGTATGCCGGCAGGGAGGACGAGACTCGCGATGCCGCGACGGCGGCGCTCGATCTCGCCGACCGCTGCGGATCCCCTCGGCTCGCGGACTGGGCGTCGATCAGCCTGGGATTCCTTGAGGTATCGCTCGGGAAGTACGAGCAGGCGCTACAGGTACTTGCGCCGCTGATCGCTCGGTTCCCGTTCATCCCGAGTACCGAGATCATCACGGTCGGATACGTCCCCGACGCGGTGGAGGCGATGATCGCGCTCGGCCGGGCGGCCGAGACAGAGCCGATGATCGAGGCGCTGGAGACCAACGGCCGCTTGGTGGACCGACCGTGGATGCTGGCGATGGGAGCGCGGTGCCGCAGCCTCTGGCTGGC
This window harbors:
- a CDS encoding helix-turn-helix transcriptional regulator yields the protein MVSGVVERPAEFRAVRDLLRSAVDGPCALVIEGEPGAGKTTLWLAGISAAGESGFGVLTARVGQAETALAYAAVADLLGGVSPEVLAGLPEVQRLAVDRMLLRADGEGPPTDQGAVGAAVTAVIERLCAERPLLVAVDDVQWLDPSSQAVLAFAARRLTGRVGMLLTERTENEGAGNWLQLGGSAEVRRVHVGPLSLGGLHALISNRLGRSFPRPTMVRIAEISGGNPFYALELARAVEAGGSQSVLPATLAELMRRRIGRLDRETQVLLLAAACEAAPTVDLLARVTHSDVERTVDLLEEAKAKGIVTIDGDNVAFTHPLLARSVYTDAKPGERRAMHRSLAEAVVLPESRARHMALAASSADPTTLEALDVAAGAARARGAPAAAAELLELAIGLGGDTPARRIRAADHHLHAGDLQRAQSLLDGLTERVPRGVHRAMALNLLASMQIHNNSFTDAIGRLEQALDNDEGDSEVRVRTLLLLSYACLNAGEFGPALRNAERAAAYADDVGIGDLTSQVLAVRVTIACMCGRGVDWVSMRRALALQDLNSEAPIAFRAKANNALLLAWVGRLDEAAEEMAAVRRRCVERGAETDLIFVAVFTALIEIWRGRYDDATRVAEETVERAQQLGGEHMHIVAMTIRSAVAAYAGREDETRDAATAALDLADRCGSPRLADWASISLGFLEVSLGKYEQALQVLAPLIARFPFIPSTEIITVGYVPDAVEAMIALGRAAETEPMIEALETNGRLVDRPWMLAMGARCRSLWLAARGEIDAAADMASQALLHHERLPMPFERARTLLLLGQLQRRQRRKELSRTTLTDALHEFEMLGTPLWAERARAEIARAKVSGGRSMGLTPSEYRVAELAASGLTTKDVAAALFISPKTVETNLSGIYRKLGIKSRAELGRVFGDDR
- a CDS encoding cyclopropane mycolic acid synthase family methyltransferase, coding for MSDNSSGTKDMTPHFEDIQAHYDLSDDFFGVFQDPTRKYSCAYFTSPTVTLSEAQIANVDQHLDKLELKPGMTLLEVGCGWGLTLQRALEKYDVNVIGLTLSKNQKAYCDQLLSRIDTERTFDVRLEGWEQFHSPVDRIVSIEAFEHFGFERYDDFFKTCFDILPDDGRMTIQSSVGYHPYDLAERGKKLTFELARFIKFMITEIFPGGRLPTTQMMIEHGEKAGFVVPEAQSLRNHYIKTLGIWASRLEHSKDKAIAAAGVENYERYMRYLTGAQHYFVDEAIDVSLVTYLKPGAATQAANT
- a CDS encoding cyclopropane mycolic acid synthase family methyltransferase, translated to MASTRKLTPHFADVQAHYDLSDEFFRLWLDPSQTYSCAYFERDDMTLEQAQQAKVDLALGKLGLQPGMTLLDVGCGWGSTMLRAIEKYDVNVVGLTLSANQHAHVEKAFAASDSPRDKRVLLQGWEQFDEPVDRIVSIGAFEHFGRDRWDDFFAMAHRVLPDDGVMLLHTITALTLPQMAERGMPLTFSVARFVKFILTEIFPGGYLPTIELVGEHAEKAGFELTRRQSLQPHYARTLDCWAEALEAHKDEAIAVQSEEVYDRYMHYLTGCAHGFRVGYIDVNQFTLAK